Within Rothia sp. ZJ932, the genomic segment TTGCACGGCGCGCGTCCTTTTGTGTTTTGGAAAGAATCATTGACAGACCGTCACTAAAAATATTAGGCTTGCCTAAGTAAACTAGTGGTGAGTGGATAGTCTTGAAAGGGGGAGCCATGGGGTTCAAAGGTTACCTGCAGAAGCGTCGCGACGATGCTGATCTGGGGCAGGGGCTGTGGCGGCGTAACCACGACAGGTTTGTGCGCGGTCTTGACCGTTTTCATCAGATTCTTGAGCGTATGCCTTCAGAGCAGATGATTGATCTCATGGTGCCCGAAGCTAACGCGCTTGCTGATTTGTTGCCGCGCGTGCGTGCTGTTGCCGAGCAAGCCCACCGGTTAGCACCGAGCGACGGGGCAGATATTCCCTACTCACCCAACGGTACCTACTCAGATCTGAACCGTTCTCTCTCGAAAGCCGGCAATTCCTTGGCTCTGTGTGCAGAGGCACTCGCGATGATGCGTTGCTCCGGTGAGTGTAGCCTTAACTGCGCCGGTAAGATTTCTGTGGCTCGCAGAGTTACCACCGTTGAGGAACACGTAGCTGCTGCCGAGGTGCTGGTTCAGGCGGCGGTCCTCGAAAAGTAATCTGCCTAGAGCTGTACATACTCACCTGCGTGTGAGTTGCGTGAACCCTGAGGCTTTAGTGAGCTGTGCTAGCTTGTAGTAGCACTGTTGCTGAGTTTCGGCTCGGTATAAGAGATGGGGATCTTTTACAACAGCGCACTTAGCTACATTGACCGGTACACCAGGGGGGAAATGTGAACCGTTACGGGCACATTGATGCCATGCGCGCTTTTGCCGTGCTACTCGTTGTTTTCTCGCATGCGGGGCTCAGCTTTGTGCCGGGTGGTTCTGGTGTCACCATATTTTTTGTAATTTCAGGTTTTATTATTACCTACCTGCTGTTGCGCGAACGCGAAAAGACCGGTGGGTTTGGTATCGGCGGTTTTTATATGCGCCGTCTGATTAAGATTGCACCGCCGCTGGTCTTGATTATCGTTATTCCCACCCTGCTGTACATGGCATCTGGCGGTTCAGTAGATATTCTTGATTTCTTAGGGCAGATTTTCTTCTTTCTCAACTGGCGTTACCTTGACTCAAATATCAACGTTTTCCCAGGTACCCACGTCACCTGGAGTCTTTCTATTGAAGAGCAGTTCTACCTGGTTTTCGCACTTATTTGGCTGGTGGCGGTCAAGAGCAAAAACTACCTGAAAATCATTACCCGACTTTCGATTGCTGTGGCACTGTATTCCTTTGCTGCGCGCGTCCTGCTGTACTTGGCAGGTGCATCGAACGACCGTATTTACTTTGGTACCGATACCCGCGTTGAGGCAATAGCCATTGGCACTCTGACCGCTATTTGGTATTTCAAGCACCGTTCAACGGAGTACCTGCGCGGAACTGAATACACAGCCCGCCACGGTTATGAGGTGGTGCCGGGGGAGGCGCGCGAACGCTCTATTCCTGTACTGGGCCAGACCTACATCCCGGTGGTCGCTGTGGCACTGTACTTGGTGTCGCTGGTGATCCGCGATGAGGCTTTCCGTGAAACCCTGCGCTATTCCATGCAGGCGATAGCCGCCGCCCTCGTGATTCTATGGGGGCTCACCGAACGCCGCGGCGCACTAGGACAGAAACTTCACGACGCGCTGCAATGGCGCGTGCTACAAGTTCTGGGACTCTCCTCATACAGTATCTACCTGCTGCACGATGTGGTGAATAAGGCCTTAGAACCCTACTTTGAGCACCTGCCCGTGCCCGTGTCACTGCTGGTTTTGGTGGTGCTGGGAATCGCCGGTGGCGTAGCTATCTGGAAGTTCATTGAACTCCCTGCCCAAGCATTCAAAGACCGCCACTTTGCCTCAGCAAATACAAAAGCTGAGATGGCAGCTACATCAGAGCGCAACCAGCTAGAAACCCGCGAAGCGCCCTAAACCCAGGCTAGGTCAGACTGGGCATCAAGATATAGAAAGCTCGCATCATCTGTTACAAATGGTGCAGTCTTTTTGTGTTGCTGCTTTCTTTAGCTCTTCACTGCCCCGTAAAAATTGTGCAAAATGCCCCCAATTTTCTGTGCGGATCGGGGTTATTTTGCACAAGATGTGAGCGGCAGACGTGAGGCTCTAGAGTAGACCCTCCTCGCGGGCGCGGGCAATGGCGCCGGTGCGGTTATCGACCCCCAGCTTGCTATAAATATGCACCAGATGGGTTTTCACCGTTGCCTCAGAAATAAAGAGCTGACGCGCCAGCTCCTTGTTGGTAGCGCCGGTGGCAAGCAGGGCGAGTAGCTCTTTCTCACGGGCACTAAGCGTAACGTGCGACCGTTGCATGCGGGTCATAAGCGCCGAGGCGATATCGGGTGACAGCGTATTTTTGCCTGCGGCAGTGTTGCGAATAGCCGCGTGTACCTGTTCCGGCGGTGCGTCCTTGAGTAAATAGCCCAGAGCACCTGCCTCAAGGGCTGCAACAATATCTGCTGAGGTATCAAAAGTGGTGAGAATAAGGACGGGCGGACCACCAGCCGCAGCAAAGGCAGCAGTGGCGTCAATACCGTTGAGGGGCTTCATCTGAATATCCATGACGATGATGTCTATAGCGGTGCCAGCTGCGCTTAAGGAATGCGCGGTCGAGAGCGCCTCAGCTCCGTCTGCTGCCTCAGCTACGACTCGAATATCGTCGAAACCTGAGAGTACAGCACGCAGCCCTGCGCGCACGATGGGGTGGTCATCGACAAGCAAAATGTTGAGTGTTTGTTGCATAGTGGTGAGCCTATTTCTGCTGGGTGAGGGGTATGTGGGCGCTGATAACGGTGCCTTCACCTGGGGTGGAGTCTACCGTGAGTGTGCCACCGAGGGCGTGGACGCGGGTGCGTAGTGAGGTGAGCCCGTAGCCGGTGTGCCCGGTAGTATCTGCCAAGGCAGAGGTGTATTCGCTCAGTTCAGCGGGCGTGAATCCCCTGCCGTTATCGAAAATATCGAGGGTGACTTCGTTTGCCCAAATGCCGAGGGTAACGGCGCTGTGGGTGGCGCGGGCGTGCGCCGTGATATTGGCGAGTGACCCCTGGCCGATGCGTAAGAGCGCCTGGCGGGTTTCTGCCGGTAGGTGCTCATCTGAGGTTTCTTCGCCGTGAACTCCATCGACGCGCAGGGTGCAGGTCAGCGGTGTGCCTTTAGCGAGTTCCTGCGCTTGGGTGTCTGTGCAGAGGCGACGCAGGGCTGGAACCAGCGCGGTGTCGAGGGCGGGGGAGGCTAGATCGTGAATGAAGCGTCGAGCCTCCGCGAGGTTTTCGTGCGCTGAGGTTTCAATGAGGTGCAGAGCGTCAGCAACCTCGCCGTTGCGTCCCTGCTCAAATGCTGCTGAGGTGGCGCGTGACATGAGCACGATAGATGACAGCCCTTGGGCTAGAGTGTCGTGAATTTCGCGGGCGAGGCGTTCGCGTTCTTCGAGTCTGCCCGATTCGTGTTCTTGTTGGGCTAGCTGTGCTTGGGCGGCGCGCAGCTGATCGGCGATGCGTGCTTGGCGTAGCGCGTCCTGGTGGAGCGCCCTGTACGCGAAGCTCATAATAACGGCGATAAGCGCACCTAAGACCGGTCCCAGAATAACGCCCGGACTGAGCGTTACATCAAGCGGCGATTCTGTGCGCAGAAAAGGAAAACCCACCGTGAAGACTGTCAGCGCGAGAACAGTGAAAAGAGCTGTACGGGTGGGTAGAACATGTAGCGCTAAGAACATGAGAGGGAACACCAGCCAGGTGAACCCGGCGCTCATGACCATCAGCACCACCCACAATGCCACTACGCATCCCAGCCATGCTGATGCGAAGGGGCGAGGGTTAAAGCTGGTGCGTCCCTGCCTTATGGCTCGCGCGTACCGGTTCTCTAACACGGTACCCACCACATAGAACACACCCAGGGCGACAGCGCCGTGGGTTGCTCCCACTTTGGCAACCGTTGAAAGGTGAGAGTCCTGAAGGGAGATTGTGACCCCCGCGGCAAGAAGCACCGCGAACATGATATGCAAGCTCACCCGCAGGCTCTGCAAAACGGCGGCTCCGGTGGTGGGGATTGAGCTAGACATGGTTCTAACTCTAAAACACAATCTTCGCCCACCGGCACCGTTAAGGTGGCAGAAGTTCTTTATCAACCAAAAGGTTGATAGGTGATTCAACCTTCTTCGCGATGTAAATGCAGCGCAAACCGCGAAGAATAAGAGGGGTAAAGGTTACTAATTTTCAGAGAAGACGGAACAAAATGTTTTTGGGTATCAGAGATATCGTGTTTGCGAAGGGGCGTTTTGCCCTCATTGCCTCTGTGGTGGGGCTGATTACCCTACTGCTGGTGATGCTCACCGGGCTAACCGGTGGGTTGGGCAGCCAGAACACTAAAGTTCTTGAGGATATCAACGCTGATCGGTGGGTTTTTGATACCTCCGGTGGCGCTGAAATTTCTTTTTCAAATTCGAGTATCACCGCTGAACAGGCGGACGCGTGGGCTACAGGTTCCGGCGTTGATGCGGTGACTCCGGTGGGGGTTATACAGGGCAACCTTGAAGCTGAAACATCAATGGGTGTTGCGGTAGTGGGGGTTCCTGCAGATTCTGATCTGGTGACCCAAAAGGTGGGTGCCTCCGGTGGCGCGGTTCTTACCCCTCGCGACGGGGAACTCATCATTTCTTCGCAGATCGCCGCAGACACCTCAGCTGATGTGGGAGATACCGTCACTGTTAGCGGGCAAGAACTTACCGTTGCAGGTATTTCAAACGATACGTTCTACTCCCATACCCCGGTTGCCTGGACCTCCACTGCCACCTGGCAGTCACTGGCACACGTTCCTGCTGACACCGTGGGCACAGTGCTTGCTATCAAGGGCACCGGTGACAGCGCAGACTATGAGCAACTCGCGTCCGCAACGAATACCAGCGCGGTAAGCACCCGTGATGCCTTCGCGGGGCTTTCTGCCTACTCCTCAGAAAATAAATCCCTGGTCACCATGCAGGGCTTTCTCTACGGTATTTCGGCGCTGGTTACGGTTTCCTTTCTGACAGTGTGGACTATTCAGCGCACCCGCGATATCGCCGTTCTGCGAGCGCTGGGCGCATCAGGTAGCTACCTGCTCAAGGACGCCCTCTTCCAAGCCGCAGTGGTTCTTGCCACGGGAGCACTAGCTGGGGCTCTGCTCGGCTGGGCGCTAGGGCTTGTTGCCAGCGGCACCGTACCGTTCCAACTGGACGCGAGCACCGTCCTAGTACCGGCAGTCGGCATCTGGGTTCTCGGCATCGCAGGGGCGCTCATTGCAGTGCGCCGCGTCGCTAAAACTGACCCCCTGCTAGCACTCGGCGGCAACTAACCCCACCACCAACCACACCCCTAACACCACAAGAGAGACCCCAGACACGAAAGAAGAACACCGTGAGCACTCAAGCAGAACCCGCTACTTTCACTTCCAACCACCACACAACCGCTGCCCTCACCCTAGGCAACGTCACCCTCGAATACCCAGACGGCGTAGACGCCCACGGCAACCCCACCAGCGTCCGCGCCCTCGACAACGTCAACTTCACCGCCCACCCCGGCACCTTCACAGCCCTCATCGGCCAGTCTGGCTCCGGCAAATCGTCCCTTCTCTCTGTCGCATCAGCACTCATCACCCCAACCAGCGGGCAAGTACTGGTAGGCAACACAGACATCTCCCACGCCACCGACGCTGAACTCACCACCCTGCGCCGCAAAGAAATCGGTATCATCTTTCAACAACCCAACCTCATCGCCTCCCTCACCGCAGAAGAACAGCTCATCCTCGCCGAACACATCCGCGGGGCACGCGGCAAAGAACTCAAAAATGCTCGCGCTCGCGCTCAAGAACTTCTTGAGCTGGTAGGGCTGAAAAACCAGGGGAGCAGACGTGTTCACCAGCTATCAGGCGGTCAGCGTCAGCGCGTGAACATCGCCCGAGCACTCATGGGCAACCCCACTCTCTTACTCGCTGATGAACCCACCAGCGCCCTCGACCACGAACGTTCCGTTGCCATTGTTGAACTACTGCAAAACGTAACCCGCGAGTTCGGGGTAGCAACCATCATGGTCACCCACGACGTTGAATTCGCAGAAGCCGCTGATACGGTTGCCACCATGAATGACGGCAGGTTAAGCCTTCAATAAGTTTCTGCGTCAACTGCTGCGTTCACTGACATCCAGATGAGAAAAGCCCTCTGTTCTACTATGCTTAAAAGCGGTTTGCACACTTACTGACGAGGTACAGGTTCTTTTCGATGGTCACTTTTCACCGTAATGAGCGCGCAGCGTCACTGCCAGCGCGTCTTTCACGCTCATGGATGTTCGTTTCAGCCGCAGCCGAAAAAGACAAGATCGCTGCGGCACTAGAATCTGAAGCCGATTCTATTTTGATTGACCTCGAGGACGGTTGCCCGCCCGAGAAAAAGGATTCAGCTAGAGAACACGTGATTGACCTGCTCAATGGCGGGGTTGAGGCGTGGGTTCGCATTAACAAGTTCGGAACCGACCACTGGCACAAGGATGTCACCGAGCTACCCAAGGCTAAGGGTCTGCGCGGGGTGATGCTCGCCGAGGTTGAAGAAGCTAGTATGGTGACTCGCACCGCGATGATGATGCCTCCAGGCACCCCTATTATTGCTCTGATTGAGTCTGCTATCGGTATTCTCAACGCCGTTGAAATTGCGCGCGCTCCCGGTGTTTTCCGCCTGGCCTTTGGTATCGGCGACTTCCGCAAAGATACGGGTATCGCAGCTGACCCGCTTTCCTTGGCGTACGTTCGTACCCAACTGGTGCTCGCTTCCCGCGCCGGTGAACTACCCGGTCCGATTGATGGTCCATCAGTGGGTAAGCACGGTGCTGAGCTGGTTAAAGACTGCTCAGTGACCTCTGCCGCCGGTATGACTGGTAAGCTCACCCTCGACCCCGCCCAAGTAGAAACTATCAACGTTTCGCTGGCACCGAGCGAGGACGAGATCCAGTGGGCGCGCGATTTGCTACAGAAGCAGGAGGGCGATTCGATGCCCAAGGATGGTTCTTACCTGCCCCGCCTAGCACGCGCCAAGAAGGTATCGCAGCTGGCAAAGACCTACGGTTTGTGGCGTAGCTAGTCTCTTTTGAATAACCCAAGATCTGAGGACGCGCCCACCAACCCCATATGTACGGGGTGAGTGGGCGCGTCCTTGTGCTTATAAGGTGCTGACCTAGGCGCTTACCGGGTTATTCTCCGGTGTGGGAGTCCTGAGAGTACCCGATGAGGTAGGCGATAATCCAGGAGGTCACCAGGGAGATGCAAATGACGGCGAAAAGGGAGCCGTCGTGGGTGAAGATCCAGCGGAAGAAAAGCCACAGCCCCGTCATGGGAATCAGCACCGTAATAAAGAGGGCAATAAACCACGGCGTAATAGTAGATGGGGTACCGCGACCGATGCCGAAATAATCTTTGAGCATGCTCTCCAGTGTAAAACAGCTCCCTGTGAGAGAGCAGTTAAGTTATCCCCGTGGTTGTTGTTTACGGTTCTCCGTATTTTAAACGCGGGGAACCATAAACAACCATGGGGGATAACTCAGTGCTGGTTGAGTACAAAGACAAACGCCCCCACCGAGTGACGGTGAAGGCGTTGAATATGGAGCCCCCAGTCAGATTCGAACTGACGACCTTTTCTTTACGAGGGAAATGCTCTACCCCTGAGCTATGGAGGCGAACGCTTGCGCGAACGAAGTCACTTTATCAGAAAAGTCTTACCTGCCGCCACCTACCTGGTAGCCCGGACGCGACTACTGGCTCCGCGCGTCCGCGCAACCAACCGGGGGGGGGGGAGGCGACACGGTGATGAGTTCAAGTCATATAAACTCAGATACCTCAGGTTGAAAATGTGCAACGATGAGTAAGAGGCAAAATGCCTACCGGCTGCGTCTGCACAGCACAAAGAAACAGAAGAACCCACGAGAACGAGAAAAGGTAATAGAACCATGAACACTCGCCTAACCCGCAGAACCCTTTTGACAGCTGGCGCAGCAGTGAGCGCCCTTGCCCTAGCTGCCTGCGGTAAGACTGAAAAAATCGCCACCCCTGAGAGCCCGGCAACCCCCACCGGCGAGGGCGTCTACACGCGCAGTGCCGACGGCTTTCACCTGAACTCAAAGGTAGAAGCACCCACCGTGGTTCTCTACAGTGATTTCCAGTGCCCCTACTGCGCTAAAGCTGAACCCACCTATATGGAAGCGGCGCAGGAACTTAACGGGGTTATGAATGTAACCGTCAAGAACTTCCCCCTGCCTATGCACGCTAATGCTGTGCCCGCCGCGCTCGCCGTCGAAGCTGCTGAGGCGCAGGGCAAGCACGTTGAGATGGTGCAGCTGGTATTCGAACACCAGGACGAGTGGAAAGATCAGTCTCTTGAAGAAGCCCGCACAACCTTTAGGGGTTACGCTGAAGAACTTGGTCTAGACCTTGAAAAGTACACCGCGACCTTTGAAGATAACGCAACCTTGAAGCTGGTTGAAAAAGACTTTGAGTCAGGACGCGCCGTAGGAGTTTCTGGCACACCTCAGTGGGTGGTCGGTGGCACCGTGGTCGAGAGTGTTGATTCGAGTACGAGTAAAGATGATATGGTAGCTGCTTTTAAAGAAGCAGCGAATCTGTCATAAAGCCCAATATAAGAATTCACTGTAAAAAGAAGTGTTGGGCTGTGCCACGAATGCAGAGGTAAAAGCCTCTGGTGTTCGCGGCACAGCCCAACGTTTGTGGTTTTGGGTCTAAAGCAGCACTCCGTGACAGCATCAGCATTGCGGTACACAATGCCAGTACCAGTGCTCCTGTCATCAAAATAGGCACCGTATGTGGCTGATATTTTCGTGGGTAATACTCACTGATTGACGCTCGTACCTGCTGGTTGCGGTAGCGAAAACCTAGCCTACAAGCTCAACGATCACTAGGGACGGGACGAGAGCTAGGACGTCAAGCGCAGCTGGACGAGAATGAGCCCGAAAAGCGCCAGGCAGGTGTGTGCCCACGAGATCGAGGTGTGTTCGGGCTGTAAATCGGTGTCTTGGTGTAGGGGATCGCGGGAGGTACGGTTAAGTCGCATCACTGTTCAGAACCTAGAACGAGAGGTAGATAGCGGGCGCTGCGAGAGTGCAGACGATGCGACGAGCAGGGGCGTTTCGGGGGTCTGGTTCTGTGCCGTCTTTGAAGAGGGCGCGGGTGAGTCAGTTGCGTGAGTTGTGGTGCGAATGGGTTCTCTTGGGCGCGTCTTATAGGGCGGGTTTGACGCTTTGTCATTGGGGTGTGACATCAATTATATAGAATAACAAAATACCTTATTTTCTCTTTGAGGAGCCGTTTACTATGTCTTTGCGTGTAGCTCTAGCTCAGATTTCTAGTACTCGCGATGTTAGTCGGAATATTGAGCTGGTGCGGCAGCGGGTTGCTCAGGCTGTTGAGTACGAGGCTGATCTGGTGGTTTTCCCTGAGGCTGCGATGCTGAGTTTTGACGGTGCGCTGCCGGAGCTTACCCAGCAGTGGCACCTGAAGTGGGAGGAGGCGCTGCGCGAGATTGCAAGGGAGTACGGTGTGGCTGTAGCTGCCGGTGGCTTCGCTCCGGCGGGGGAGCGTGTGCGTAATCAATTGTGTTTTGTGACCCCCGAGGGCGAAGAGAGCGTCTACACCAAGATTCACCTCTTTGACGCTTTTGGTTTCGCTGAATCTGACACTGTTGAGGCGGGTGAAGAGTTGGTGACCGGCAACTGTAAGGGTATTACCGTAGGGTTGAGTGTTTGCTATGACGTGCGTTTTCCCAAGCTTTTTGCTGAGTATTCGCGTCAAGGCGCGCAGGTGCAGATTGTCAGCGCGTCCTGGGGTGCAGGAGAAACCAAGGTAGAGCAGTGGCGGGCACTGACTACCGCCCGGGCCCTTGATTCCAATAGCTTTGTGGTGGCAGTGGGGCAGTCACACCCGATCACCGCTGACCAAGAATTTGACCCTGAGAGCAAGGCGCCGTTGGGAGTGGGGCGCTCGCGCGTCATTGATCCTTTTGGACGTGAGCTGGTAGAGCTTGGAGAGTCTCCGGCTTTGCGTTTGGTTGAGCTGGATCTTGATGCGGTAGAGAAAGCCAAAGAAGAGTTACCGGTGCTCGAAAACGCTAAACTCGGTTACTAAGGCTGATTTTTAGGGAGGAGAAGATTGTGGGATTTTTTGATGTATTTTCAGGTAAAGACTCGACCCCACAGAACATTGAGGCGCAGCTGAATGCAACGGTGTCGGGCAAGGTGCAGGGGGTAGGGTTTCGCTGGTGGACTGCTGGTGAAGCGAAGAACCTTAAGCTTGTGGGGTATGCCAAGAACCTTGATAACGGCGATGTGGAGGTGGTTGCTCAGGGTGCGCGTGAATCGTGCCAGCAGCTACTGGATGTTTTGCAATCTGGTGATACTGCCGGTCACGTCGAGTCGGTGACCGCAGATATTTCGCAGCCTACCGGAACCTTTAAGGGTTTTGGTACTTACTAGCTTCGATATAAATTTCAATTGTTTCTCACCGCATCAGCCGCTTTACCCGAAAGAAAACCTGCCATGAGTTCAAAAAATAAAAGCGTTCAACTTTCGGTATCTGGTCTGAGCGCCCAGATTCTGCCCGATGGCATGAGCCCTGACGGTTACGTGCTTGAGATTGGGGGTGCGGAGCAGTCGCACGTTGATTTGGGCGATCCGAGCTTCATTTTCTACGAGTACCTGCGTCGAATTGGTAACGTCATTGACCTGCTGGCAGCCCCCGGTGATCCGTTGCGGGTGGCACATCTAGGTGCAGGTGCGCTGACCCTGGTGCGTTACGTTCAAGTAACCCGCCCCGGTTCACCCCAGATTGCTGTGGATATTGAGCGTGAGCTGCCCTCTCTCGTCCTTGACGCTCTGCCCTTACCCGCCGGTAGTCGCTGCCAGGTATTAGTAGAGGACGCCCGCGCCGCCCTACCGGCACTCACACCCGCGCTCGGTGCGGCACCGCAGGCTATCATCCTCGATATTTTCTCGGGCTGGAGCGCACCCGAACACCTCGCTGATGAGGGATTCTATCGGGAAATGAAAGAGGTTCTCGATGCAGAGGGCGCACTGATTATTAATGTCGGCGATGATGCTGGGCTCAGCTTCTTTACAGCCCAAGCGCGATCGCTACTCAACGTTTTTGAACACCTCTGGTGCCTTGCGCCCACTGTCATGCTCGACGGCAAACATGCGGGCAACCTTGTACTCGTTGCAAGCCACCACGAGCTAACCGCCGACCTTAAAACCGCGCTCATCGGGCAGGGCCCACACCCGGCGTCCGCCCTCGACACCTGGCAGGTTCAAGAACTCATAGATGAGCTCAGCTAACTGAACCCACTACTTTTACACAGAACTACCCACACCGTGAAGGGGTACCCGTGAAAACCTCAATTTCAACCCTGGCACTCATGAGTCTTCTCGTCCTTAGCAGTTGTGGACAAAGCGCTACAGAAGCTGACACCGCAACAGCGTTGGTGAGCCCTTCAAAGACTGCGGCAGCGTCATCAACCCCGAGTACATCACCTAGCGGATCAGCCCAAGAAACAGCGCCGTCATCGGGTGGGGAAGCATCAGCCTCTGCTAGCCGTAAAGCACCCACTATCACCGAGAGAACCCTACCGGCAGGTGCCCCCGCTCAGAATGAGCAGAACGAACAGGGGCAGGGCGACCAGAAAAAGAAGAATGAAACTGAGAACACCGCTGTTCTTCTGCCGGTGTACACTCTGAGCAACGGGCAAAAAATGGCGACGGCGTTGAGTCCCAGCGGTAACATCGCCTGCGAAATTTATGTGGATCGCGCCCAGTGTTCGGTACTGTCGCTGAGTGAATCAGCTCCACATGTGCCCGGTCAGGTGGGGGTTCCGGGGTGGTCGTATGCGGTAAACACCCAGGGTGCAGTTTATGATACCCAGCTTGC encodes:
- a CDS encoding dehydrogenase codes for the protein MGFKGYLQKRRDDADLGQGLWRRNHDRFVRGLDRFHQILERMPSEQMIDLMVPEANALADLLPRVRAVAEQAHRLAPSDGADIPYSPNGTYSDLNRSLSKAGNSLALCAEALAMMRCSGECSLNCAGKISVARRVTTVEEHVAAAEVLVQAAVLEK
- a CDS encoding acyltransferase, producing MNRYGHIDAMRAFAVLLVVFSHAGLSFVPGGSGVTIFFVISGFIITYLLLREREKTGGFGIGGFYMRRLIKIAPPLVLIIVIPTLLYMASGGSVDILDFLGQIFFFLNWRYLDSNINVFPGTHVTWSLSIEEQFYLVFALIWLVAVKSKNYLKIITRLSIAVALYSFAARVLLYLAGASNDRIYFGTDTRVEAIAIGTLTAIWYFKHRSTEYLRGTEYTARHGYEVVPGEARERSIPVLGQTYIPVVAVALYLVSLVIRDEAFRETLRYSMQAIAAALVILWGLTERRGALGQKLHDALQWRVLQVLGLSSYSIYLLHDVVNKALEPYFEHLPVPVSLLVLVVLGIAGGVAIWKFIELPAQAFKDRHFASANTKAEMAATSERNQLETREAP
- a CDS encoding response regulator transcription factor: MQQTLNILLVDDHPIVRAGLRAVLSGFDDIRVVAEAADGAEALSTAHSLSAAGTAIDIIVMDIQMKPLNGIDATAAFAAAGGPPVLILTTFDTSADIVAALEAGALGYLLKDAPPEQVHAAIRNTAAGKNTLSPDIASALMTRMQRSHVTLSAREKELLALLATGATNKELARQLFISEATVKTHLVHIYSKLGVDNRTGAIARAREEGLL
- a CDS encoding sensor histidine kinase, whose protein sequence is MSSSIPTTGAAVLQSLRVSLHIMFAVLLAAGVTISLQDSHLSTVAKVGATHGAVALGVFYVVGTVLENRYARAIRQGRTSFNPRPFASAWLGCVVALWVVLMVMSAGFTWLVFPLMFLALHVLPTRTALFTVLALTVFTVGFPFLRTESPLDVTLSPGVILGPVLGALIAVIMSFAYRALHQDALRQARIADQLRAAQAQLAQQEHESGRLEERERLAREIHDTLAQGLSSIVLMSRATSAAFEQGRNGEVADALHLIETSAHENLAEARRFIHDLASPALDTALVPALRRLCTDTQAQELAKGTPLTCTLRVDGVHGEETSDEHLPAETRQALLRIGQGSLANITAHARATHSAVTLGIWANEVTLDIFDNGRGFTPAELSEYTSALADTTGHTGYGLTSLRTRVHALGGTLTVDSTPGEGTVISAHIPLTQQK
- a CDS encoding FtsX-like permease family protein; translation: MFAKGRFALIASVVGLITLLLVMLTGLTGGLGSQNTKVLEDINADRWVFDTSGGAEISFSNSSITAEQADAWATGSGVDAVTPVGVIQGNLEAETSMGVAVVGVPADSDLVTQKVGASGGAVLTPRDGELIISSQIAADTSADVGDTVTVSGQELTVAGISNDTFYSHTPVAWTSTATWQSLAHVPADTVGTVLAIKGTGDSADYEQLASATNTSAVSTRDAFAGLSAYSSENKSLVTMQGFLYGISALVTVSFLTVWTIQRTRDIAVLRALGASGSYLLKDALFQAAVVLATGALAGALLGWALGLVASGTVPFQLDASTVLVPAVGIWVLGIAGALIAVRRVAKTDPLLALGGN
- a CDS encoding ABC transporter ATP-binding protein, which encodes MSTQAEPATFTSNHHTTAALTLGNVTLEYPDGVDAHGNPTSVRALDNVNFTAHPGTFTALIGQSGSGKSSLLSVASALITPTSGQVLVGNTDISHATDAELTTLRRKEIGIIFQQPNLIASLTAEEQLILAEHIRGARGKELKNARARAQELLELVGLKNQGSRRVHQLSGGQRQRVNIARALMGNPTLLLADEPTSALDHERSVAIVELLQNVTREFGVATIMVTHDVEFAEAADTVATMNDGRLSLQ
- a CDS encoding CoA ester lyase encodes the protein MVTFHRNERAASLPARLSRSWMFVSAAAEKDKIAAALESEADSILIDLEDGCPPEKKDSAREHVIDLLNGGVEAWVRINKFGTDHWHKDVTELPKAKGLRGVMLAEVEEASMVTRTAMMMPPGTPIIALIESAIGILNAVEIARAPGVFRLAFGIGDFRKDTGIAADPLSLAYVRTQLVLASRAGELPGPIDGPSVGKHGAELVKDCSVTSAAGMTGKLTLDPAQVETINVSLAPSEDEIQWARDLLQKQEGDSMPKDGSYLPRLARAKKVSQLAKTYGLWRS
- a CDS encoding thioredoxin domain-containing protein, which encodes MNTRLTRRTLLTAGAAVSALALAACGKTEKIATPESPATPTGEGVYTRSADGFHLNSKVEAPTVVLYSDFQCPYCAKAEPTYMEAAQELNGVMNVTVKNFPLPMHANAVPAALAVEAAEAQGKHVEMVQLVFEHQDEWKDQSLEEARTTFRGYAEELGLDLEKYTATFEDNATLKLVEKDFESGRAVGVSGTPQWVVGGTVVESVDSSTSKDDMVAAFKEAANLS
- a CDS encoding carbon-nitrogen hydrolase family protein, yielding MSLRVALAQISSTRDVSRNIELVRQRVAQAVEYEADLVVFPEAAMLSFDGALPELTQQWHLKWEEALREIAREYGVAVAAGGFAPAGERVRNQLCFVTPEGEESVYTKIHLFDAFGFAESDTVEAGEELVTGNCKGITVGLSVCYDVRFPKLFAEYSRQGAQVQIVSASWGAGETKVEQWRALTTARALDSNSFVVAVGQSHPITADQEFDPESKAPLGVGRSRVIDPFGRELVELGESPALRLVELDLDAVEKAKEELPVLENAKLGY
- a CDS encoding acylphosphatase, with amino-acid sequence MGFFDVFSGKDSTPQNIEAQLNATVSGKVQGVGFRWWTAGEAKNLKLVGYAKNLDNGDVEVVAQGARESCQQLLDVLQSGDTAGHVESVTADISQPTGTFKGFGTY
- a CDS encoding spermidine synthase → MSSKNKSVQLSVSGLSAQILPDGMSPDGYVLEIGGAEQSHVDLGDPSFIFYEYLRRIGNVIDLLAAPGDPLRVAHLGAGALTLVRYVQVTRPGSPQIAVDIERELPSLVLDALPLPAGSRCQVLVEDARAALPALTPALGAAPQAIILDIFSGWSAPEHLADEGFYREMKEVLDAEGALIINVGDDAGLSFFTAQARSLLNVFEHLWCLAPTVMLDGKHAGNLVLVASHHELTADLKTALIGQGPHPASALDTWQVQELIDELS